Below is a genomic region from Sulfitobacter sp. OXR-159.
TCGCTATAGGGGTCCGGCAAGCCGTTGCCTTCGGTCTGATCCATCAAGATGAACGGGTAGAACATCACCGCCTTGCCCGCCGCCTTCAGCGCGTGAATGGCCTCAACCACCGCGGCATCGGCTGGCGTGCCGCCATAGATCGGGCGCGCGCCGTGCTGGGTGATGACCTCGGCCGTGCCGCGCGTCACCCCAGACACCCGCCACGGCATGTTCTCCCCGTCAATGTCCGGATCTTCCACCTTGGGGCGCAGGCGGCAATCGCCACAGCGCAGATCGCTGCCGAACCATGACACGACGAGAGAGGCCGCTTCTAGCCGGGGCAGTTCCTCTGTCAAGGTCTCCAGCGACACCGAGAAATCAGTCTTGGCCGCCGGTGAATTCACATTCGCGCTCCAACGGCTGCCGGGGCCGTCGGTATAATGAACCGGCGTGGTCGCCAGCGCATATTCCCCCGTGCCGGGGATCAAGGCGACCCCCTGCACACCAAAGGCAGGCGCATGTTCCCACCCCGGGGCCTGCGGCTGTTCGGGGCGCATAACCTCGAAAGAGAACTGCGGCACGCGGTTGCCGAACTGCGCCAAGTCGAGGTCTTCCATCACCACATAAGCCGTGCCGCGATAGGCTGGCACCCGGTCCGCGCCCTCAATCGCGGCGATGGTCGGGTCGGGCTGCTGATCCGCCTCGCCCCTGTAGACGCGCATGTTCAGATCGTCCGGGGCAATCTCTTCCCCATCCGCCCAGATGCGCCCGACGCTGGCGATCTCCCCTTCGCAAAGCGCGATGGCAAGGCTGACGGTATAGCTGTACTCGGTCGTCTTTGGCGTCGGGGGACCGCCCTTGCCGCCCCCGCTGACATGGGTGACCTCTTGGAACTGCGACGCCCAGATGACATGCCCAGCCAGTCGCATCCGGCCATAAAGCTGCGAGATCGCCGCCCCCTCGCCCGAGCCCGTCAGCCGAAAGCGATCGACCTTGCCGGTCTCGACCGCCTGCCCACCTTGGCCCAGCAAGCGTTGATCGACCAGTCGCCCAAGGCTCGCCCCCACCGCCCGGCCCACTGCGACAGAAGACAGCCCCGCCAGCGTGCCCCCGATGGAGCCACCAACCGCGGCCCCCGCTGCCGAAAGAACAATCGTCGCCATCAGGAGACCTCCTCAGGAAATACAAATCGCGCCACGATGCGCCGCTGCCATGGCAGGCTAAGCGGGCTTTCGACGACCCCGTGCCGTGCATAGGCGTGAATAAAACTGGGACTGGCGCCGATGCGCCCCTGCAACCCAAGGTGTTTTGCCACAGCGCCGTGGCGCATTCGGAATAGCAGCACATCACCGGGCGCGGGCGCACCGCTGTTCTTCACCGCCATATGCCGCAGCGCCGCCGCCCAGAGCTGTTCCTCTCCCTGCGGCTCGGACCAGTCCATCGAATAGGGCGGCACCGCCTCGGGTTCAGCCCCCATCCGTTCACGCCAAAGCCCCCGGATGAGGCCGAGACAGTCGCAGCCCGCCCCCTTCGCCGCAGCCTGATGCACATAAGGCGTGCCGATCCACCCGCGTGCCGCATGCAGCAACGGTTCACCCCCGGCGCTCACCTGCGCGACCCGCCCGCGTTCGCACCGTCTGAGCGCGGGACGGCCATCATCCAATCCTCACCCGGCAGATCCGGAAAACCTCGATAGTTCAGCAGGTTGTTGAATTTCAGCCGACAGGTCTCCATCCGCTTGTCGCAGCCTGCCGTAAGCCGTACGCGAGTGCCCTCCGCGACCGCCCCGCGGATCGGCTCCCAAAGCTCGATCACCCGCTGCCCGTCCTCATGGTAGTCACGTTTTACCATGCCCCAGAGCCCCGCCGCCGGGCCATCCAACACGTCAAGCCGCCCACGGGCGAACCAGCCCTCGTCATATCCCGGGAATGCGGCCCAGCGGAAACACTGCGCCTCTGCCACAGTCTCAACCGCGCGTTCCTCGGCATAGCCCGGCGTGGTGAGATCAAAGCGGCAATCGCCATCCCCCAGAACCGCCGAACAGGGCTTTTGAAAGACCCGTCCGAAGGGGCGGTTCAGCGGCTCCGTCAGCCCGCGCAGTTCAGCACGAAAGCTGCCGCCCGTGCGGTGCAACTCGCCGATCGATCCACGAAACTGCAGCACCCGCTGCGCAGGCTCCGCCCAGTTCACCAACCACGCCTGAACCTCGGCCCCATCGAAACGTCCCTGCTCGATCTCATCCTCGCGGATCGCATCATCGCTTAGCGCGCCAAGCGCCTCGGTGTTGTCGACCGACAGCCCGCTGGTTTGGGCCAGCGCCCGCGCACTCAGCCCCGTATCAGCGCGAAACGCGACCCCCGCGAATGCCAGCGGCATATCGTGATCGGTAAAGGCAAACACCACTCCATCCGCCCGCGTCACCTGCCAGCAATGGCAAAGCGTTGTCACACCGGGCGCAATATGGTTTGCAAACCCTGTATTGAGCCCCGCCATCAGACCCGCACCTCGATTACCGGCACGTCGGGCACCTGCCCGGCCTGAAAACTCTCGACCGAGATAAGAATGCGGTCCGTGTCAAAGCGCACGGGCACGTCGAATTCGAAGCCCGCGAAGATCTCCATCTCAGGGTCCGGCGGATGGGCAAATGTTACAATCCCCGTGCTTGCGTCGACCTCGTATTCGACACCCTCGCGCAGCTCGTCTTGTTCCACCCCCACACGCACCGTCCCGGCCACG
It encodes:
- a CDS encoding NlpC/P60 family protein, which gives rise to MSAGGEPLLHAARGWIGTPYVHQAAAKGAGCDCLGLIRGLWRERMGAEPEAVPPYSMDWSEPQGEEQLWAAALRHMAVKNSGAPAPGDVLLFRMRHGAVAKHLGLQGRIGASPSFIHAYARHGVVESPLSLPWQRRIVARFVFPEEVS
- a CDS encoding DUF2163 domain-containing protein, producing MAGLNTGFANHIAPGVTTLCHCWQVTRADGVVFAFTDHDMPLAFAGVAFRADTGLSARALAQTSGLSVDNTEALGALSDDAIREDEIEQGRFDGAEVQAWLVNWAEPAQRVLQFRGSIGELHRTGGSFRAELRGLTEPLNRPFGRVFQKPCSAVLGDGDCRFDLTTPGYAEERAVETVAEAQCFRWAAFPGYDEGWFARGRLDVLDGPAAGLWGMVKRDYHEDGQRVIELWEPIRGAVAEGTRVRLTAGCDKRMETCRLKFNNLLNYRGFPDLPGEDWMMAVPRSDGANAGGSRR